The DNA region GCGTCTTCCCACTCAATGCTGGTAGGTCCGGTGTAACCAATTGAATTCAGCATCCTGAAGACTTTGTCCCAAGGTACATCGCCGTGTCCGGCCGAAACGAAATCCGAGCCCCGGCGCGGGTCGCCCCAGGGAAGTAGCGATCCCATTCGACCGTTACGACCATTCAGTTGTTTGGTGGATTCCTTGACGTGTACGTGATAAATCCGGTCCTGAAAATCATAGAGTAAAGGCCATCGGATCTAGGTATTGCCAGATGAAGTGTCACGGATCAACATTCAGTCCAAAGCCCGGTCGATTGCCAATAGCATCGAGTGTTGCTCGGGTGGTCCAGTAATCAAAGGCAATTTCCGAAGGGTGAACCTCTAGCGCAAAGCGAACACCAACCTCATCAAAGACCTCAATGATCGGATTCCACCGGTCGGCGAAGTCTTGGTACCCGCGTTCGATCATAGAGTCAGGCACTGGAGGGAACATCGCCACAGTTTTCCAAATGGCTGAGCCGGTAAATCCGGTCACCGTCTTTACGCCCAGCCGCGCAGCGGCACGAGCGGTCATCTTTAGCTCCTCTGCTGCACGTTGCCGTACACCCTCCGCCTCGCCGTCGCCCCAAACCCGAGCAGAGACAATACCTTGATGACGCTCATCAATCGGGTCGTCGCAAACAGCTTGCCCGTTCAGGTGGTTTGAGATTGCAAAGACCTGCAGGTTATTTTTCGCCAGAATATCCAGTCGACTTTGCAAATATGCATCGTCTTCAACCGCCCGCCACACATCCAGGTGATCGCCCCAGGAAGCAATCTCTAACCCGTCGAATCCCCATTCTCCGGAGCGGCGGGCAACCTCTTCAAATGGCAAGTCCGCCCACTGGCCTGTAAATAGTGTGGTTGGACGCGCCACAGTATCTCCCGCACTTTCGATAGAATTCGTCTTACTTATGACGCTATACAAGCAGAAGTGCATAGTCAATGAATTCGCTTGCAGCAGCTGCTTTCAATGCCTTTATTGCCTAAGGTATTTTCATGACAACGATCGATACTTACCTGCAAGACCTACCCGCCGATCAACAAGCAGTAGCCGCTTCGCTTGCTGGCCTGCTTAGCAGTAATCTTCCCGACGCCACGGGGCAACTTTGGCACGGTCATCCCGTTTGGCTGCGCGGTAAGGAGCCAATTGCTGGCTTTCAAGCATTTCCGAAATACGTCACACTGATGTTTTGGTAAGGGCAGCAGTTCCAGGATGGTTCTGGCAGGCTAGCGGCATCCGGCTCGGCACAGATGGCAAGTCTAAAGATCGCATCAGACGATCAAATTGATGATGATTTGTTCGTCGGCTGGATCAGCCAGGCTGCCAAGCTATAACAACGTGCGCTCTAGTAGAGCCCATCCAGCCAGCTCTGCCAAGCAGCTTCGTTGGTTGCGGCACCGGGCTCAAACTCATGGACGGTCATACCCACGACTTGGCCGAATGCATTCCGGCCAAAAAACCGATACATCGCTGACGATGTGCGAACACCCGCAAAGTGTTCTGTGGCATAGTCCAGAACGCCGCGAATTTCGCCGATGCCTGGAACGGTAAAGCTAACTTCAGTATCTACAGAGGCGTCAGCGCCAATAGCGGATTCAAGGAGTTGAAACCCTGTCGCGGACTGGGACTCTGCCGGGCCTTGGATGTCTGTGAAGGCAGCCTGCTGACCAGCAAAATGCTTTACATACTGCCCTAGCGTGTGTTGATAAAAGTCAGTGTGCAAGCGAACGCCGTCGTACTGGTTTCCACATTCTGTGTCATCCATTTCTTGTAGGAAGACACCAGCGTGCATATATCGAATCCAGGCTCCACCGTCAGCGGCTGCTTCAATTTGATAGTCCAGGGTGTTAAAAAAGCCGTCTGGACCGTCTACGTGATTGGCAAAATGGTTGGGTGGCTCCCAGGCTGTCACTTCGCTGCCAAACGGACCAGCGCCGCCAAGTTTCGGCTCAACTTCCATCGGCCACAGCCAGCCAGAGTTACCGTTGACTACGGCATCCCAGGCTTGGGCGGGCGTGCCATCAACCCGATTTTCGGTGCGAACTTCAAACTTCCTGCTCATGAGCGTTCTCCCTGTTCCGTTCTGATCGTTTGTGTTGTGCGTACCAAGGCTGCGGAGTTTTCCGCTTCCTTTTTCACGCTGGGATGTATTGCGAGCACGATACGGTGCTTCCGCCCGCTGGCGGCAGCAGGCTCGTGATACTTCTGCATTAATTGGCCGATTTGACTGCTTAGATCTTCGATAAAAGCCGCTCGATCAGCTGCGTTTTTGAAACGAACCTCGCCGTCCAAAGCGAAG from Renibacterium salmoninarum ATCC 33209 includes:
- a CDS encoding DUF1801 domain-containing protein — encoded protein: MTTIDTYLQDLPADQQAVAASLAGLLSSNLPDATGQLWHGHPVWLRGKEPIAGFQAFPKYVTLMFW